The window taattaaaaaaacatgtATTGGAAAGATTTCCCACCTCTGcctaattaaatatattaaatgaattattctttatatataaagcaTATTTTACTTTAGACACTCTaagctatatatattttataccattgataatttttgttacCTCAATGAATGATGCTCGTTTAGTTGTTGTTGGAGCTGGTATTAGCGTTTCACCACCATCTTTACGTTCATGCAGAGATCCCGGCACATTTTCAGTGCATAAGGTATTGAACTGTGTTTTACTGCCAACCAAAGATAATCGAGAACtataacaaacaataatatttgcaGTATATACAAAAAGATCAATATATTCACTATTCACTTATAATCTCAAATATGAAAATCTAATTCaacaattaagaaaaataattataatttagatCAATAGTGAATATAGCtaaaaatacattaaacaaatattaatataaataaaaaaatatagaaacttttattatattactctacatattaattcatttatctgcaatctttatatattttaacaatatacCATAAAAACTCTGATGATTacttaaattaataatgtctTTAACAATGAACATAaatgcaaataataaaatataataaaattatcatatccacataatattaaaagaaatgaatagaaaattttcaggcaataatattcaaatttacATAAGAATAAAGGTAATGAATTTCATGCTTTGGATGAATAATAACGCACACATTGTCTCTTTAACTTATTATTCAGAATTATAATGCTtctagttatttatttatttagttatataattatttatttacaaaatatttcacaatttattttaaaagaccATGTGtgctttatattttacattgataaaatatattaaactatattaactaatagaaatattaaaaacaataattgaaACACTTCATTTTACACAGTTCCTTACCCCGAAAGTCTGTCACTCTGTTGTCGGTTAATCTGTGCTGGAGATGTTTTTCTCCGTACTCTTTTGTGAGCAGCATATACATTTCAATGTTACATTAATATGTCCAAAaaggtaattattattatagttggtataaacttttttatagATAGTAATATACTtggaatgaaattaaatattttagcaTCATATAACTTAATAGTATAGgattctatatacatatatatacatttaacaaattttatatatataatagtaaaatatatatgaactcTGTATAATATGTAACTTTTAAAGTATTCTATCTAGATTTAACATCTTAAGTtaagaattagaatatataataatgatatttattttaaagtgGGGATGTAAACTTACGCTGTAGGTTCATTCCTTCGACGCATACTCATGCTAgcatagaaaaaagaacaaagctTTATCCTCAttacatagaaataaattaagaatttattgattaaagaatataacaatattcaaGAATAAAAAGTGTGCTCTTATATTATACcatgaataattttaacatctACTAATTTCATTaggtaaatttatatacatttaaaagacattttataaacaaataatggTTTCTATCACTACTTAgggaattatattatacatatgctAACATGTGCAAATACGCATATTTTAAAAACTCATAAATTcctatcatataaaaaattaattcgagaTAATATACAGTATAGGATACCCAAATAATGAATTTCTGTGTGATTGATGAAATTTTTGGTGATTGTTTTCtcttcataaataaaataaaatattttagacaaaagttatttgatttatacagaaaaatataaaacatgaaataaagtttttgcatatatatatatataatatttaaatcgtaTTGATAGatgataaaagtataaaagagCAAACCTATTAAGACGGCTTCTAGCTCTGACTGCACTGCCTTCATCAGGTGTTGTAGCACTACTACCTGCTGAAGATGGACTGGCAAGATCTGTTCTATTACCAGATTCATCCAACAGTATGATTTGTCCTTGTCGTACAAACATTCCATGATTATCTGGACACTAtcacaatatcaatataaaatagtaatgtaataataataatagtaaaaataacattatattagcaatattattattattattattattatatgtatggaCTAAAAAtggttataatataaattattcttattattaatatttttgtatgaacctaataaaaggaaattgattttttatggattaagatgatatataaataaaagaataagtaATAGAAACCTTGAAATATTGCTGTCCTTTGACAGTgccattattttttccttttggttCATCAAGTATTACACCAATCCATTTTCCAGATGCAAATGTAGGATAACCAATATAAGCAATTACACCTTGACAATCTTTACCAGATATTTCGACACGTTGACCGACTTTATATGacatatttattcaaattttgtAAAACCAATGCTTTATTATCAATCACCTACTATTTTTGATCAGATCCAATTATGTCTATCACTATTAGACTGTCAAACTGTCAGATCCTGTTTCCACGATTAGTTTTATATTAAGGAACTAGATTAAATTTCTAAACACTAgattttctcatttatataattttagatGGCGTCGCAATCGAATATATTGCTCGTTTTCCACTATATTAAAGCGTGTTGCCTAACCAGTTTCGTCAACCAATGAAAAGGCTGGTGCTCGGTTTAAATTCGCTTCATCGAAATTAGTTCCTCACCAATCTGTACGTGAAGAAAATTTTAGTTTTGTATATATTCGCAAAGTTAATTTTATTCGCTATTTATAAAGGAAGCctttaattcaatatattaatttcattatattaactCCATTCGTTCTCTTCATGAACGAAATTGAAcgtttaaatataatgtatcaTAAGTAACCTccgtaaattatatatatatatgagttacatataattatatataaaaataaacttttatcaAAAGAATTACGTGTATTACACTTTGTTCTGATTACAccttgatttattattagttttgtttataaaataaagcgtcaaatattattaatctacaaaaaaaaggagtaatCCTAATTTAGACATTTGGTAGTAATTcgtaataaacaaaagaagattCTCCAagatattattgaattaataaagaGTTAAAAAATGGGACGTCTTGCAGAGGTATGAAATCTAAAAATactcattaatttatatatttttaacatagtaaaataaatattttctattaatgcTGTGTTTTTTTGTGACAGCTTGTTGGTGATCAAATGTATGGAGAAAAGTCTagaacttttatattttcagaaGAAGGCCATACATTGGGAAATGCActtcaatttataatatctcAATAGTATGTATTTTGAACAGCTATGCTCTTTAAATATCACAATAACATACACTGTACATGATTATTGAATTGaacatttattcatatttattttttatcttagtCCTGATGTAGAATTCTGTGGGTATACCGTACCTCACCCAGCAGAAACAAAGATGCACTTTAGGATACAAACTAAAAAAGGACGAGCCACAGATGTATTAAAACGTGGACTTCAAGATTTGGAACAAGTTTGTGATCACACTTTGGAAACTTTCAATGAAGCATGTAAACAATATAGAAATTCCAAACATTTTTCTGCAGAAAGTACATGATATTACATCTtagcttttatatttttgattataaatatgaatttataaatttttagtcTACTTCccttgtaataaaataagtaataaatttagattaaaatatttttgatattttaatgtccaacatttcattttgaaataaattctaattgtctataatttttttaaacattagtAAAATATGTTACAGtacattattttatgttataataCTAGATTTAAGAGATGTGATGAAATGTGATGaatgatatgaaaataataaaatcagcAATTAGGGGGTTCTCATTGAGTCCAAGTTTATTCTTTAAACAACTTCTGCAGCTCGCTGGCCTGCTACAGTTTTATGAGTTTTTGACAAATAATCAGCATATTCTTGATATGGTGCTTTAAGTAAAGGCTGTTCATTCCATAGATCTGGTGTTAGATAAGCATAAGTCTTAGCTATAGCGGCATACGTTGCTTTTGCAAAATTACCCAGGGTGCAAGTAGATCCTCTGGCTGATGTATAACAATCCTCAATACCAGCCATTTGCAAGAGTTTTTTAGGAACAGGTGCTGATACAATTCCTGTACCTCTAGGTGCAGGAATCAAACGCACTTGTACAGATCCACATTTACCAGTTACTTTGCAAGGTACTGTATGTGGTTTACCAATTTTATTTCCCCAATAACCTCTGCGTACAGGTACTACAGAAAGTTTAGCTAGGATAATAGCACCACGGATAGCAGTGGCCACCTCTTTAGAACATTTCACTCCTAAACCAATATGACCATTGGTATCTCCAATTGCTACAAAGgcctagaaaatattttaaggtAACATATAATAAACTAGAACAGATTAAACTAGAAAACATAAGAATAATCTTGTAACATTCTTACCTTAAAACGGGTGCGTTGACCTGCTCTAGTTTGCTTTTGGACCGGCATGATTTTTAAGACTTCATCTTTAAGATCAGACCCaagaaatttatcgataatttcatattctttAATAGGTAAAGAAAAGAGGTAAATATGTTCTAAAGACTGTATCTTTCCATCTCTAACTAAACGGCCCAATTTAGTAACAGGTATCCATTCTTTACTATCTTCTTTGCCACGACCACGGCCGCGTCCTCTTGCTCTTCCGCCACGACCTCTTCCTCGGGGACCTCCACGATCTCCGCCAGCACCACGAGTACCAAAACCTCCACGAAAACCTCCACGCGCGGCTGGAGCAGTGTCCGCcattctataataaaattcacatattgaatttatacagatatataaaaacataacCAATTAAATACGATTTGACACGtggtattttcaaaatttgcattttattatttctacaactcttttattaatcaaatttgaGTGAAAAGagatcataaatattaatggaataacaaagagagagctttttgtatttattatttgatatattcataacaataatcttaaaaatgaaaatgttatacTCACATTAGTTCCTTTCTATGACTGTGATCACGAAGGAAAGGCCATTGCTTCTCTTTGCGATATTGtagtaatcgattttattcgatatatattatgtttcgACATAATCGAGCTCTCGAATATGATAGACCAATAGGATTTCATGTGCTTAGCTTAATGCACGTATGTATAGATATTCTCGATATTAAACATGGTTTCAAccaataatgtaatataatataacaaattctATTGATTCTGTAAAGGAACTGTAATTGGTCTTTTTATGGAATATCTACTTACACGGACTTAACTGATTTGCAACAATAAACTGAATcgcgattttattattttattttaaacaaaggaataatacgtatgtacacgtatatatatatatatacatcatacaaacgaaaaacagaataaagcattaaaaataaatgaacaaaaaaagataaaatgttttattttttgtcgagAAATTGCATATGTTGAAAACAACATCTTTTTAAAACTATATCTTCgatttaaatttatcgatttagACTTTTTTccacgataagaaatataagatcAATTTTGAAGTAGGTATAACACaagtaaatattatgaaaggatataatttaacaattacaatgtcatattaatataatcatatattaacAATTCATATGCCAACACatgaatgtatataagtataaaatttttgattgaAAGTAAGctactataattttttttacatataggAACCATAAgaagtttaatattttttaatggattTTCTTATTAGCGCCAGTCTTTGTTTATGTGCTTCTGTAACGGTTGCTCTCTTATATGGACGAACCTCATCGGTACCAAAACCAGGTATCCACATGTTCCAATTCCTTTCtgaaaatagaattaatattaaatgatattatttgatacgatgaagtatttttttacaaaattaccTAAATGTAATTGTACATCCTTTACTTCCACTGTATTTGCATGACGATGCTTAGCTAGAAGACAAGCTGCATTTACTGTTGTCTCAACAAAATCATCTGCTAATTGTAAAAGcatttcttctacttcttcatcTAATTGTTCCGTTGGATCTACTTCCCTTACTAAATCTTGTAAACGCGTTTTAGTAAGAAACTAGAagcacgaaaaaaaattaatattttgtacttaatattttaactctaaattaatattttttttaacatacttgTGGAAAGTCATTGCAAGAACTTGATACAGATGAATGCTGTGCTACTTGCTGTTTCGATGTTTGAGACGTATATTGAGATTGTTGATTTTGTGTTTGTGGTTGTAAAATGGGTACTACTGAATTATTACTTTGCATGGCAGATATAACTGGTAACGTTTGGTTAGTAGGACCAACAGATTGTAAATTTCCAAGTACAGGTGTTATTTCAGATCCTGTACTAGTTTGCACAAGAGCTGTTTGTTGTGACATATTCTTAcgagtaaaataatttctttcatctaTCGTCGAAACTGGACACACAAGCCCTTCTTAGACTTAACATAAACAACTCTTTACCGCTATTTTGACAggtttatatagatatatttgtaTAGAAGGGAAACTCTTCGAAAGATTGTATGATACTACATACATTGCGATGATTGGCTGTCACAAGGTTTGACGTCGTTAGATTTACAACCCTGACCAAGGAGAAAAAATTACGTTTTGAAGaattacgaaaaaatatatactatttagaaaaatagaaaataaattaaattccgtttgtaataaaaaacttGTTGAGTGAGAGTTTATGCTGGTGATCAGAATCTTCCGTCCAAGAACTAAGTGCTAGATTTCAGTGTTTGGATAATTTTAAATGACGTCATAGGTGATTATATCAAATAGGACTTGAAATTTGTCCATCTAGCCAACAAAATATAGAACAGAAAATGATAACATTAGACTTACTAAATGTGGACGCAATTATCTAAGTATCggttttattcttttgaacGCAGATCATATACGAAGGTATATacctatttaataatataataattattcaattaatccAAGAGAGACAAACGATTTTtagataattagaaaatttggATTTATTAACATCTTATTTTTCCtgtaatatacaaaataagcacatttaatatcaatctaaaatatataaaaaatctcccttgaaaattcgaaataatcggaaattgatattcattttaatactttagcggtaaatttaaatattttaaatgttatttatcataacaaaattatcaaaaGTTCTATtaacttattactattatatatcgtttgataaatatttattgacattaataaattaaagattacaaaatattttattaaatgtataattatattatgatataccatatatattcatatagtaTAAATAGATTTCTTGTAACGTTaaatttatctaaaaaaaatatatagtcaATCAATATAATTCATTCGTCATATCTAAATggataagaatattttttaatctcgaATAACTAAATTAGTTTTCAATGAGATACATGATCAGTCGTGTATAATGATCGTCAAGTGTTTTACGTTCATTGCGTTTGAAAATGCGTATATTGTGTTATGTCAATCATAGTgcttgtatgtacgtatatacaaagGAAGGGGTTGGAAGTGAGGTGGTCATACAGATTTCCGGTTTTGCACAATAATTTCTGTCCGCTTTTTGTTACGTAGAGTAAAGTGGTCAAGATTTGGTATAGATCGCAAATACGTCGAAACgacttgataaaataaaagaccGTCCACCGTATGCATCTTCGAAGGCGATTTGCTCTCGGGTCgtttatagtttttttatcGGAAAAGATGCAAtcctaatattttttcttgcgAGTGGTTATAACCTTGTTCTTTAAGAATTTTACTGAACAACTTTACCGTCTGTTTGCTGCCAATTTTTTTAGATTCATTATCTATTTTTGGACATCTCTAAGGGTAAAGATAATTATCGTTTCGTAAGGCAGTTGTCTTTTAGTCATTAATGTGAATGTTCAgacttttcaaataattttattttttactttaataaataatttcataatatatacatattatatacatatatatatgcgtacatataaacatatatatgtatatatgtatgtatgtatgtgtacacacacacacacacacacacacacacacacacacacacacacacacacacacacacatatatgtaagcACCTCCTATTAAATTGAGacgattaatttttgaaatattctatcgaataatcgtgtaatatatttttctttaaaatatcgtattttttaggttaaattttaataacaatatttatttttcaggaCTACTCATGATATGATCAACTgtataaatcatttaataaaacgTTTATCTAAACCATTTAAGAAGCActgtcttctttttataatcaaaCTGTCATAGTGgttgaagaaattaaaataaatatatacagaacatatcttaattatattattaagcaTGTCTGCAAGTAATGAAAGTGTGAATACTAATACATGTGTTgtatgttataaaaatgtgGAAATTTATAGTATAGGGATGTGTGAGCATCCCGTATGTTATGAATGTAGTACACGGATGAGAGTGCTTTGTCGTCAAAATGAGTGTCCCATTTGTCGTCAAGATTTACCAAAAGTTGTTTTTACTAGGGAGATAAAaccatttcgttttcttcgaaAAGGTGGCTTATTGGACACACGATATGATATTTACTTTGACACTGTTGATATACAAGAGAAATTTTATGAGTTATTAGCTGACGTTTGTACAAtttgcgaagaaaaaaaagtctttAGTAACTTTCAAAGTTTAAAAGATCATATGAGACATCACCATGAACTTCATTATTGCGATCTTTGTGTGGAGAACTTAAAggtacattatttttcttatttcaagcttatgatatacattatataaatttaatattgtatatttgcaattattgcatttttattagtaCCGTATTCtatatgttgttattattattcagcTTTGTTATAAAGATGTTCATAGGACGagtgtatttttaatatataatatttatttaatttgttacaGATTTTTTCATGTGAACGACGTTGTTATACGCGATCAGAGCTAGCTCAACATCGAAGGAAAGGTGATGTAGATGACAGGAGTCACAAAGGTCATCCACTTTGTGAATTTTGTGATCAAAGATACATGGATAATGATGAATTGTATCGTCACCTAAGACGAGATCATTTGTATTGTCATTTCTGTGATGCAGATGGCTTACATCAGTATTACAGCTCATATGAATACCTTCGAGATCATTTTAGGCAAGAACATTTCCTATGCGAAGAAGGAATGTGTGTAGATGAAAAATTTACAAGTGTTTTTAGAACTGATATAGATCTAAAAGCACATAAAACGAGCGTTCATGGAAAACAATTAAGTAAAGCTGCAGCTAAACAAGCTAGGACTTTGGAATTAGAGTTTACCTTGGCACCTCGAGGTGAGAATAGAATTCGAAGAGGTATGCCAGGACCATCGACTTCCAAAAGTACAAGAGATTATGGGTTTAGAGATCATAATACTAGGGAATATCAACAACCAATGGCATTAACTAATTCAAGCAATTCTCAAACCAATATCGAAGCTACAAATACTTTTATTAGACAGCCATCTGTTGATGTTCAAAGTAGAGAAGAATTTCCAACTTTAGGTAATTGTTCTTTCATACCTAACTTGAATCAACCTAAAGGTAGAGGTAATGTAACTATTCGTAGTACTGTAAGACCTCAATCATTGGCTGTCACCGATGAAAATTTTCCCGCATTGGGTCCTGAATCCACTAATTCTAATGTTTCTAAAAccgttaatgttagtgtttcTAGTGGTAATTTAACTGGACCAAGTGTATCACAAAGTCGAAAAGGTTCAACACCCAATGTTTCCATCCAAGTGAATCGTGAAGTTAATGGTACAGTTACTACTAGGGTATCTGGGCCTAATGTTAGAGTTCGACCAGCACAATTATCTGTAGATTCTGAATTTCCAGTTTTGGGCTGTAATAAACCCTCTTCTACTACTAGTACTCCCAATTCAGCCCAATGGAAAGAGGTCTTACAGTGGACTTGCACAAAGTCCTCATCTGCGGTTACTCcaaaatcaaagaaaacaGTTCGATCATTAGCACCATCGCCACCACCTATACAATCTGGAGAGGATTTTCCAAGTTTATCGAAATCGTCTAAGCAAAATAAACAATCTGCAGTAATGGTTGTCCCATCATGGGTTCAGCCTCAATCTTCTggtatttctaataataataccaaaacTACTGCAGAATcggtaaaaggaaaaacaaaaaagaaaaaagcaaaacacaATTCTAATGTTGTAAATGAgactaataatataaaaccaAATAAGACTAGCACCGGCGacattaagaataattgtGAATCTTCTAGAAATGTTGCTGGTTCTAGTCAGATTTTAGAACCAACGAATAATTCATTAGAAAATTCtactaaacataataacgatgacaaacAGAATGGGCAGTCATCCAATGATACATGCAATGATGTAAAAAATTCccacaatattaaaaattctaagGAAGTTGACCatacaaataaaaaggataaaaagaaatgtaaaagcTTAGAGGAAGGATCTTGTGCAGTAATTGTAAAAACAAGTTCTGGAAGTAGTAATACAACTAACAACATATTAAGAAAACGTACTGAACTTAAAATAGACAGTCTTAACTCtaccaataataatttgcATCAAATAGAGGATTTTCCAGCTTTGGGTAGCAGTGGCTCTAGGCCACCAGGTTTTATTGATCCACCACCTGGCTTTGAATCTACTACATCTCCACCTCCAGGATTTTGTATCAAAGTTGAAAACATGGAACAATTGCATAGTAATAATGGACTGACATTTACAAA of the Vespa crabro chromosome 4, iyVesCrab1.2, whole genome shotgun sequence genome contains:
- the LOC124423270 gene encoding probable DNA-directed RNA polymerases I and III subunit RPAC2; the protein is MGRLAELVGDQMYGEKSRTFIFSEEGHTLGNALQFIISQYPDVEFCGYTVPHPAETKMHFRIQTKKGRATDVLKRGLQDLEQVCDHTLETFNEACKQYRNSKHFSAEST
- the LOC124423267 gene encoding transcription initiation factor TFIID subunit 12; this encodes MSQQTALVQTSTGSEITPVLGNLQSVGPTNQTLPVISAMQSNNSVVPILQPQTQNQQSQYTSQTSKQQVAQHSSVSSSCNDFPQFLTKTRLQDLVREVDPTEQLDEEVEEMLLQLADDFVETTVNAACLLAKHRHANTVEVKDVQLHLERNWNMWIPGFGTDEVRPYKRATVTEAHKQRLALIRKSIKKY
- the LOC124423264 gene encoding E3 ubiquitin-protein ligase ZNF598 — protein: MSASNESVNTNTCVVCYKNVEIYSIGMCEHPVCYECSTRMRVLCRQNECPICRQDLPKVVFTREIKPFRFLRKGGLLDTRYDIYFDTVDIQEKFYELLADVCTICEEKKVFSNFQSLKDHMRHHHELHYCDLCVENLKIFSCERRCYTRSELAQHRRKGDVDDRSHKGHPLCEFCDQRYMDNDELYRHLRRDHLYCHFCDADGLHQYYSSYEYLRDHFRQEHFLCEEGMCVDEKFTSVFRTDIDLKAHKTSVHGKQLSKAAAKQARTLELEFTLAPRGENRIRRGMPGPSTSKSTRDYGFRDHNTREYQQPMALTNSSNSQTNIEATNTFIRQPSVDVQSREEFPTLGNCSFIPNLNQPKGRGNVTIRSTVRPQSLAVTDENFPALGPESTNSNVSKTVNVSVSSGNLTGPSVSQSRKGSTPNVSIQVNREVNGTVTTRVSGPNVRVRPAQLSVDSEFPVLGCNKPSSTTSTPNSAQWKEVLQWTCTKSSSAVTPKSKKTVRSLAPSPPPIQSGEDFPSLSKSSKQNKQSAVMVVPSWVQPQSSGISNNNTKTTAESVKGKTKKKKAKHNSNVVNETNNIKPNKTSTGDIKNNCESSRNVAGSSQILEPTNNSLENSTKHNNDDKQNGQSSNDTCNDVKNSHNIKNSKEVDHTNKKDKKKCKSLEEGSCAVIVKTSSGSSNTTNNILRKRTELKIDSLNSTNNNLHQIEDFPALGSSGSRPPGFIDPPPGFESTTSPPPGFCIKVENMEQLHSNNGLTFTNSSGESYAILPSDYKHNTIYTYILPPDFQKRNKSLVAKMNEVLMKQDRIEKFRYISGLFRQGVCSAEEYYAHCCTVMGKTAVEDVFPELLVLLPDISKQQELFKVYQKELDNKVKGLEICATCNQILKNSDFQTHMVNHTLENHFPVLGKSNTGPNKNMWVRK
- the LOC124423266 gene encoding 40S ribosomal protein S2, which produces MADTAPAARGGFRGGFGTRGAGGDRGGPRGRGRGGRARGRGRGRGKEDSKEWIPVTKLGRLVRDGKIQSLEHIYLFSLPIKEYEIIDKFLGSDLKDEVLKIMPVQKQTRAGQRTRFKAFVAIGDTNGHIGLGVKCSKEVATAIRGAIILAKLSVVPVRRGYWGNKIGKPHTVPCKVTGKCGSVQVRLIPAPRGTGIVSAPVPKKLLQMAGIEDCYTSARGSTCTLGNFAKATYAAIAKTYAYLTPDLWNEQPLLKAPYQEYADYLSKTHKTVAGQRAAEVV